A single Oryza brachyantha chromosome 8, ObraRS2, whole genome shotgun sequence DNA region contains:
- the LOC102710047 gene encoding uncharacterized protein LOC102710047, protein MTHQPSSSSSSAAAPAPAEATSLAPGFRFHPTDEELVSYYLKRKVLGRPLKVDAIAEVDLYKLEPWDLPARSRLRSRDSQWYFFSRLDRKHANRARTNRATAAGYWKTTGKDREVRHGPRTVGMKKTLVFHAGRAPKGERTNWVMHEYRLDAGDPDPPASTAIPQDSFVVCRIFQKAGPGPQNGAQYGAPFVEEEWEEDEDDVGLLPVEEEKDKENSGDQELPGAMEKGYLQMSDLVQNLGDRNENGTIALPVSDNSNNSNNSEDVDGNPGDILNDQNLGSNFLQYVDPVEQNGFVLNENMLSNASVGDLFNRTSPNDGFLELKDFADIANLENPSGNESTIWPSDGWPWKSLDSVEAVNGAGSEFSAFAGEQTFQPEELEQLLQSLQEDSNMGSAISDPPHSFITNLPKPEDDSLMFYDAPFDSTICDDSFRQLNGFLGSPSTILSGIDMVDDGMMYYDAIDDNLFNDLLGSVQPSAGSSSHAFSGPVLTQEVNNTTCTYSPTQKVLEPNFVVGAPSSARLPEAGSQLNYVVLPDSQTKSSSMGKRFVKILDSISAPPAFAAAEYPASLCKSLAPISGAHHNTIRMSAEVISIGSLTPASRDKWSLEKDEGMELLFSAGFEPDTRVHCGCNTITAVLRGGFCLFFFSAIMLLVSYEVGMCIYGK, encoded by the exons ATGACCCACcagccatcgtcgtcgtcctcctccgccgccgcgccagcgcCGGCCGAGGCCACCTCCCTCGCCCCGGGATTCCGGTTCCACCCCACGGACGAGGAGCTCGTCTCCTACTACCTCAAGCGCAAGGTCCTCGGCCGCCCCCTCAAGGTCGACGCCATCGCCGAGGTCGACCTCTACAAGCTCGAGCCATGGGACCTCCCCGCCCGCTCCCGCCTCCGCTCCCGCGACTCCCAGTGGTACTTCTTCAGCCGCCTCGACCGCAAGCACGCCAACCGCGCCCGCACCAAccgggccaccgccgccggctacTGGAAGACCACCGGCAAGGATAGGGAGGTCCGCCACGGCCCCCGCACCGTCGGCATGAAGAAGACCCTCGTCTTCCACGCCGGCCGCGCCCCCAAGGGCGAGCGCACCAACTGGGTCATGCACGAGTACCGCCTCGACGCCGGTGACCCCGACCCccccgcctccaccgccatcCCGCAG GATTCGTTTGTCGTGTGCCGTATCTTCCAGAAAGCCGGCCCAGGTCCACAGAACGGGGCGCAGTATGGAGCTCCTTTTGTTGAGGAGGAGTGGGAAGAGGATGAGGACGATGTTGGTTTGCTACctgtggaggaggagaaggacaAGGAGAACTCTGGTGACCAGGAGCTTCCTGGTGCTATGGAGAAGGGTTATCTTCAGATGAGTGACCTTGTTCAG aacTTGGGTGATCGAAATGAAAACGGTACCATTGCCTTGCCAGTTTCGGACAATTCAAATAACAGCAACAATTCTGAAGATGTGGACGGGAATCCAGGGGACATTTTAAATGACCAAAACCTTGGGTCTAATTTTTTGCAGTATGTTGATCCTGTGGAGCAAAATGGCTTTGTGCTTAATGAAAATATGTTATCTAATGCCAGTGTTGGAGACCTTTTCAATAGGACTAGCCCCAATGATGGATTCCTAGAGCTGAAGGATTTTGCAGATATTGCAAATTTGGAGAACCCTTCAGGTAATGAATCCACCATCTGGCCTTCTGATGGTTGGCCCTGGAAATCACTTGATTCCGTGGAGGCTGTAAATGGGGCTGGCAGTGAATTTTCTGCCTTCGCTGGTGAACAGACTTTCCAGCCAGAAGAATTGGAACAGTTGTTGCAGTCGCTGCAAGAAGACTCCAATATGGGTTCAGCTATCTCTGATCCCCCACATTCATTTATAACAAACTTACCTAAGCCAGAGGATGATTCTCTGATGTTCTATGATGCACCCTTTGATTCTACGATTTGTGATGATAGTTTTAGACAGCTCAATGGATTTCTTGGCTCCCCATCAACCATTCTATCTGGTATTGATATGGTAGATGATGGTATGATGTACTATGATGCAATAGATGACAACTTGTTTAATGACCTTTTGGGCTCAGTACAGCCATCAGCTGGTAGCAGCTCCCATGCTTTTAGTGGACCTGTCCTTACTCAAGAG GTCAACAATACAACTTGTACATATAGTCCAACTCAAAAGGTTTTAGAACCTAATTTTGTAGTTGGTGCCCCATCATCTGCTAGGTTACCTGAAGCGGGTAGTCAGTTAAATTATGTTGTTTTACCAG ATTCCCAGACCAAGAGTAGTTCGATGGGGAAGCGTTTTGTAAAGATACTGGATTCAATCTCTGCGCCCCCTGCTTTTGCAGCTGCAGAATACCCAGCTAGCCTTTGCAAATCCTTGGCTCCTATTTCTGGAGCACATCACAACACTATCCGTATGTCTGCTGAAGTAATCAGCATAGGAAGTTTAACTCCTGCTTCTCGAGACAAGTGGTCCCTTGAGAAGGATGAAGGCATGGAGCTGCTCTTCTCGGCAGGTTTTGAGCCTGATACCCGTGTACACTGCGGCTGCAATACGATAACCGCAGTACTGCGTGGTGGCTTCtgcctcttctttttttcagcAATAATGCTCTTGGTGAGCTACGAGGTGGGCATGTGCATCTATGGCAAATAG
- the LOC107304759 gene encoding uncharacterized protein LOC107304759, producing MGGAFLKSVYSRNPISRPPLSSSPTPPPLTPTPPHRPAAVSLAISSRCLARPRLIRFPTRVLSRVAQAAALAVAAAVVSAPSLQIQHPRARPGVSFLPPPHLHFVSRRADGRGSHPGEGGGIQRGAAVRADDEHEQHHPDDWQYYTNNNTFRLFMHAPRFGYHSVKWKKLLKSKEAETMGRWISALQRVTRNLRGGIG from the exons atgggAGGGGCCTTTCTGAAAAGCGTTTATTCCAGAAACCCCATCTCACGGCCTCCCCTGTCCTCctccccgacgccgcctccgctcACGCCGACGCCACCGCACCGGCCAGCCGCCGTCTCGCTCGCCATCTCCAGCCGCTGTCTCGCCCGCCCCCGTCTCATTCGCTTCCCAACCCGCGTCCTCTCGCGAGTTGCCCAAGCCGCCGcgctcgctgtcgccgccgccgtcgtctcaGCCCCAAGCCTCCAGATCCAGCATCCAAGAGCTCGACCAGGCGTATCCTTCCTCCCGCCGCCCCATCTTCACTTTGTGAGCCGCCGCGCCGATGGCAGAGGAAGCCACC caggggaaggaggaggaattCAGCGCGGGGCCGCTGTCCGTGCTGACGATGAGCATGAACAACATCACCCAG atgatTGGCAATATTATACAAACAATAATACATTCCGACTGTTTATGCATGCACCACGCTTCGGCTATCACTCTGTGAAG TGGAAGAAGCTGCTCAAGTCGAAGGAGGCTGAGACTATGGGGAGATGGATCTCGGCATTGCAGCGTGTCACAAGAAACTTGCGAGGAGGGATAGGTTGA
- the LOC102701097 gene encoding protein SENSITIVE TO PROTON RHIZOTOXICITY 2-like: protein MISGGGGGGGGVSSYLLQSQHGHGGGLDGVDGAAFMAEQPHCHALLYNLSVLKDRVQQLHPLVVLAVGHNGPLDVSGADAIIQEIVAAASSMMYAFQLLCDLGTAPSGPPQEGAAVKTNDDHHGGQMVTDQDDHLMQWQQNGSQHDYSSHAHAPPVMFSGGETAATDTIIELDAAELLAKFTHYCQVCGKGFKRDANLRMHMRAHGDEYKSKAALSNPAKGGGEEGAAARKYSCPQEGCRWNRRHAKFQPLKSVICAKNHYKRSHCPKMYVCNRCGRKHFSVLSDLRTHEKHCGDHRWLCSCGTSFSRKDKLVGHLALFAGHQPVMPLDAKRQRSSASVAGNVDGTSAIGMGAAA from the coding sequence ATGATCtcaggaggcggcggcggcggaggaggagttAGCTCTTACTTGCTGCAGAGCCAGCATGGCCATGGTGGCGGCCTCGATGGCGTGGACGGCGCGGCTTTCATGGCAGAGCAGCCGCACTGCCATGCGCTGCTCTACAACCTGTCCGTGCTCAAGGACAGGGTGCAGCAGCTGCACCcgctcgtcgtcctcgccgttgGCCATAACGGCCCCCTCGAcgtctccggcgccgacgccatcATCCAGGAGATCGTCGCGGCGGCCTCCTCGATGATGTACGCCTTCCAGCTGCTCTGCGACCTCGGCACCGCGCCATCGGGGCCACCACAGGAGGGCGCCGCCGTCAAGACCAACGATGATCACCATGGCGGTCAGATGGTCACGGATCAGGACGACCATCTCATGCAGTGGCAGCAGAACGGCAGCCAGCATGATTACAGCAGCCATGCGCATGCGCCTCCGGTCATGttcagcggcggcgagacggcggcgacggacacGATCATAGAGCTGGACGCGGCGGAGCTGCTTGCCAAGTTCACGCACTACTGCCAGGTGTGCGGCAAGGGGTTCAAGCGCGACGCCAACCTGCGGATGCACATgcgcgcgcacggcgacgagtACAAGAGCAAGGCGGCGCTGTCGAACCCAGCCAAGGGAGGCGGagaggagggggcggcggcgaggaagtaCTCGTGCCCGCAGGAGGGGTGCCGGTGGAACAGGAGGCACGCCAAGTTCCAGCCGCTCAAGTCGGTGATCTGCGCGAAGAACCACTACAAGCGCAGCCATTGCCCCAAGATGTACGTGTGCAACCGCTGCGGCCGCAAGCACTTCTCCGTCCTCTCCGACCTCCGCACCCACGAGAAGCACTGCGGCGACCACCGCTGGCTCTGCTCCTGCGGCACCTCCTTCTCCCGCAAGGACAAGCTCGTCGGCCACCTCGCCCTCTTCGCCGGCCACCAGCCCGTCATGCCGCTCGACGCCAAGAGGCAGCGATCTTCCGCGTCCGTCGCCGGAAACGTTGACGGCACCTCCGCCATTGGcatgggcgccgccgcctga
- the LOC102701372 gene encoding BAHD acyltransferase DCR, with product MAAVDNGAAVVTVTGSRNVAPGAAKCVLATFDLPYITFYYNQKLLLYRLPNGASDFPDAVARMSSALSDALAYFYPLAGRIRQDDHDGALSIHGHHGAEVIEATADQVSVDDLAGEGCSEEAEKVMQMLVPYTGVMNLEGLHRPLLAVQLTRLRDGVAVGCAFNHAVLDGTSTWHFMSSWAELCRGAGAPSLLPVHNRAMARSVRVNLPLPPSAEAHEKTDPNGPKKQLVARIFSFPASAVARAKATANAALPPGAKPFSSFQSLGAHIWRAVSRARGLDPSDITVFAVFADCRARLDPPVPPAYFGNLIQAVFTGVPAGMLLGGPTELAAGLLQKAIDEHDAGAITRRLEEYEAAPKLFHYSDAGPNCVAVGSSPRFRVYDVDFGFGRPERVRSGGNNKFDGMVYLYPGRGGDGGIDVELSLQPEPMQRLEKDEDFLLMRAA from the exons ATGGCGGCCGTCGACAatggcgcggcggtggtgaccgTGACAGGCAGTCGCAACGTCGCCCCGGGCGCCGCCAAGTGCGTCCTCGCCACCTTCGACCTCCCCTACATCACCTTCTACTACAACCAGAAGCTGCTGCTCTACCGCCTCCCCAACGGCGCCTCCGACTtccccgacgccgtcgcccgcATGTCCTCCGCGCTCTCCGACGCCCTCGCCTACTTCTacccgctcgccggccgcaTTCGCCAGGACGACCACGATGGGGCGCTCTCCATCCACGGCCATCACGGCGCCGAGGTCATCGAGGCCACCGCCGACCAAGTCTCCGTCGACGACCTCGCCGGAGAGGGCTGCTCcgaggaggcggagaaggTCATGCAGATGCTCGTGCCGTACACCGGCGTCATGAACCTGGAGGGCCTGCACCGCCCGCTGCTCGCCGTCCAG ttgaCACGTCTGCGGGACGGGGTGGCAGTGGGATGCGCCTTCAACCACGCCGTGCTGGATGGCACGTCCACGTGGCACTTCATGTCGTCCTGGGCCGAGCTgtgccgcggcgccggcgcgccgtcgctgctccCGGTGCACAACCGCGCCATGGCTCGCTCCGTCCGCGTCAacctgccgctgccgccgtccgccgaggcGCACGAGAAGACCGACCCGAATGGCCCCAAGAAGCAGCTCGTCGCCCGCATCTTCTCCTTCccggcctccgccgtcgcccgcgccaAGGCCACCGCCAACGCCGCGCTCCCGCCGGGCGCCAagcccttctcctccttccaGTCTCTCGGCGCCCACATCTGGCGCGCCGTCTCCCGCGCCCGCGGCCTAGACCCCTCCGACATCACCGTCTTCGCCGTCTTCGCCGACTGCCGCGCCCGCCTCGACCCGCCCGTCCCGCCCGCCTACTTCGGCAACCTCATCCAGGCCGTCTTCACCGGCGTCCCCGCCGGGATGCTCCTCGGCGGCCCCacggagctcgccgccgggctGCTGCAGAAGGCCATCGACGagcacgacgccggcgccatcACCCGGAGGCTGGAGGAGTACGAGGCCGCGCCCAAGCTGTTCCACTACAGCGACGCCGGCCCCAActgcgtcgccgtcggcaGCTCGCCGCGCTTCCGGGTGTACGACGTGGACTTCGGGTTCGGGCGGCCGGAGCGCGTGCGCAGCGGCGGAAACAACAAGTTCGACGGGATGGTGTACCTGTACCCGGGgcgtggaggcgacggcggcatcgACGTGGAGCTGTCGCTGCAGCCGGAGCCGATGCAGAGGCTGGAGAAAGACGAAGACTTCCTACTCATGCGagcagcttaa
- the LOC102701649 gene encoding protein SRC2 homolog, translated as MGSRYEVEVTVSSARDLKNVNWRNGDLNPYAVLWIDDGARCSTRVDLDNGDNPDWDDKLTLPLPPSSRLDDAVLYIDVVHANAADGVKPLVGSARLPLRDVLDDAGIGARVSRSLRLKRPSGRPQGRLELRLAVRYYDTPPANYPAPYGQPAGFRDPYAYASGGQGQQYPYEYTAPPAAGYPSSAAYGGPVVVEEEKKKSKMGMGTGLAVGAAAGVLGGLALAGGASYLEDKFEEGVADDLARDRDDDDDDYNDDF; from the coding sequence atgggATCGCGGTATGAGGTGGAGGTGACGGTGTCGTCGGCGCGGGACCTCAAGAACGTCAACTGGCGCAACGGCGATCTCAACCCCTACGCTGTCCTCTGGATCGACGACGGCGCCAGGTGCTCCACCCGCGTCGACCTCGACAACGGCGACAACCCAGACTGGGACGACAAGCTcaccctccctctcccgcccTCCTCCCGCCTCGACGACGCCGTCCTCTACATCGACGTCGTCCACGCCAACGCCGCCGATGGCGTCAAGCCGCTCGTCGGCTCCGCCCGCCTCCCGCTCCGCGACGTCCTCGACGACGCTGGCATAGGCGCCCGCGTCTCCCGCTCCCTCCGCCTCAAGCGCCCCTCCGGCCGCCCCCAGGGTCGCCTCgagctccgcctcgccgtccgcTACTACGACACCCCGCCAGCTAACTATCCGGCTCCCTACGGCCAGCCAGCCGGCTTCCGCGACCCCTACGCCTACGCCTCAGGGGGGCAGGGGCAGCAGTACCCGTACGAGTacaccgcgccgccggctgcagGGTACCCGAGTAGCGCCGCCTACGGTGgtccggtggtggtggaggaggagaagaagaagagcaagaTGGGGATGGGCACAGGGCTGGCggtgggagcggcggcgggagtgcTGGGTGGGCTGGCGCTGGCCGGCGGGGCGAGCTACCTGGAGGACAAGTTCGAGGAGGGCGTGGCGGACGACCTCGCTCGAGATCgagatgacgacgacgacgactacaACGACGATTTTTaa